A window of the Pyrodictium abyssi genome harbors these coding sequences:
- a CDS encoding ACT domain-containing protein: protein MAAQSFSEIVRRLVDADPCVQECLARGIANYSELARRIKPVAEKEAGRSASLEAIKAALVRYASRLRERGTQTPQRKLLEVLAKSALELRTGVTVATVKLHALPQLAEAAAELAGRTRLLFLMQSISSVTITVSSEYFGYIERRVGRENFIEIYPDQAVLVIVSPPSVVETQGFVAHITSILARNGININQIESVYTDTILVLGLDDALKAFQLLREAIEVAKRSLEEAQRREEKD from the coding sequence ATGGCTGCCCAGAGCTTCTCGGAGATAGTACGTAGGCTTGTTGACGCTGACCCGTGTGTACAGGAGTGCCTAGCCCGGGGGATAGCTAACTACTCCGAGCTAGCCCGCAGGATAAAGCCAGTAGCCGAGAAGGAGGCCGGGCGCAGCGCCAGCCTTGAGGCCATAAAGGCCGCCCTGGTACGCTACGCGTCGAGGCTACGCGAGCGGGGTACGCAGACGCCCCAGAGGAAGCTACTAGAGGTGCTCGCAAAGAGCGCCCTAGAGCTGCGTACGGGGGTCACAGTAGCCACGGTCAAGCTCCACGCACTGCCCCAGCTCGCCGAGGCCGCCGCAGAGCTGGCTGGGCGAACCCGGCTACTATTCCTCATGCAGAGTATCTCCAGCGTAACCATAACCGTCAGCAGCGAGTACTTCGGCTACATAGAGCGCCGTGTAGGCCGCGAGAACTTCATAGAAATATACCCAGACCAGGCGGTACTCGTGATAGTCAGCCCACCCTCCGTGGTAGAGACCCAGGGCTTCGTAGCACACATAACCAGCATACTGGCCAGGAACGGTATCAACATAAACCAGATAGAGTCAGTGTACACTGATACCATACTCGTGCTCGGCCTAGACGACGCCCTCAAGGCCTTCCAGCTGCTACGAGAAGCGATAGAGGTCGCTAAGAGGAGCCTAGAGGAGGCACAGAGAAGGGAGGAGAAAGACTAG
- a CDS encoding argininosuccinate synthase, protein MKVVLAYSGGLDTSAILALLREQGHEVITVTVSVGQEEELEGIEEKAYKLGAAKHYTINAVEEFAEKYVSMAIKANGLYEDKYPLGTALARPLIAEKVAEIAKKEGADAVAHGCTSKGNDQVRFDTVLKYYLGDDIKIIAPVRELGLTRAQAAEILRRNGFQPPGRHKTYSIDENLWSRSIEGGPLDDPLTEPPEDAFAWTVAPEKAPDQPLYLEIGFEKGIPVSVNGEKMDLVKIVSMLNRLVGAHGYGRVDHIENRVVGLKSREVYEAPAALTLIEAHKDLEKTVYTPKELRFKRILDQEWSDLVYQGLWIEPLRATIEKAIDELNRWVTGVVKVKVYKGSLRVVGRWSPYSSYSRETIDYNHGWYPSDEEARGFITIWSLHSLAAAKARGLRG, encoded by the coding sequence TTGAAGGTTGTGCTCGCTTACTCGGGGGGTCTTGACACATCGGCTATACTTGCGCTTCTCCGCGAGCAGGGCCACGAGGTCATAACAGTCACGGTATCCGTGGGCCAGGAGGAGGAGCTCGAGGGCATAGAGGAGAAGGCCTACAAGCTGGGCGCCGCGAAGCACTATACTATAAACGCTGTCGAGGAGTTTGCCGAGAAGTACGTATCAATGGCTATCAAGGCTAATGGGCTCTACGAGGACAAGTACCCCCTGGGCACGGCCCTGGCACGGCCACTAATAGCAGAGAAGGTGGCGGAGATAGCCAAGAAGGAGGGCGCCGACGCTGTAGCCCACGGGTGCACCTCGAAGGGCAACGACCAGGTAAGGTTCGACACGGTGCTCAAGTACTACCTAGGCGACGACATTAAGATTATCGCCCCGGTTCGCGAGCTAGGGCTCACCCGTGCTCAGGCCGCTGAGATACTGCGGAGGAACGGGTTCCAGCCGCCAGGGCGCCACAAGACCTACAGCATAGACGAGAACCTGTGGAGCCGTAGCATCGAGGGAGGACCCCTAGACGACCCTCTCACAGAGCCCCCAGAGGACGCGTTCGCCTGGACAGTGGCCCCGGAGAAGGCTCCCGACCAGCCACTCTACCTCGAGATAGGCTTCGAGAAGGGCATACCGGTGTCCGTCAACGGGGAGAAAATGGACCTCGTGAAGATAGTGTCAATGCTGAATAGGCTCGTAGGCGCTCACGGCTACGGCAGGGTAGACCACATAGAGAACCGTGTCGTAGGGCTCAAGAGCAGGGAAGTATACGAGGCGCCTGCCGCGCTCACACTAATAGAGGCACACAAGGACCTCGAAAAGACCGTATACACCCCGAAGGAGCTAAGGTTCAAGAGGATCCTAGACCAGGAGTGGAGCGACCTAGTCTACCAGGGCCTCTGGATAGAGCCCCTACGCGCCACCATAGAGAAAGCCATTGACGAGCTTAACCGCTGGGTGACCGGGGTAGTCAAGGTCAAGGTCTACAAGGGTAGCCTCCGCGTAGTCGGCCGCTGGAGCCCCTACAGCAGCTACAGCCGCGAGACGATAGACTACAACCACGGCTGGTATCCGAGCGACGAGGAAGCCCGCGGCTTCATAACGATATGGAGCCTCCACAGCCTCGCAGCAGCCAAGGCCCGTGGCCTACGCGGCTAA